One Castanea sativa cultivar Marrone di Chiusa Pesio chromosome 4, ASM4071231v1 DNA window includes the following coding sequences:
- the LOC142632343 gene encoding uncharacterized protein LOC142632343, giving the protein MNKMFAHQIGRNVQVYIDDMLVKSRREDGHLDDLKGTFNTFRSYNMKLNSSKCRFRVTAGKFQGFMVSQRGEELFLYLVVSPTAISVALVKEEDRVQKPVYSTSQALQGAEERCPLMEKLAFALVIATHKLKPYFQAHTVVVLTKKPLQQAMSNPEAARRMAL; this is encoded by the exons atgaacaagatgtttgcacatCAAATTGGAAGGAATGTCCAAGTCTACATTGACGACATGCTAGTAAAAAGCCGAAGGGAGGACGGCCATTTGGACGATCTTAAGGGGACCTTTAACACCTTCCGCTCTTACAACATGAAGCTTAATTCGAGCAAGTGTAGGTTCAGAGTGACAGCTGGAAAGTTCCAGGGGTTCATGGTATCTCAGAGAG GGGAAGAGCTATTCCTTTACTTGGTTGTGTCCCCGACTGCCATCAGTGTGGCCTTGGTCAAAGAAGAAGACAGGGTGCAGAAGCCCGTATATTCTACTAGCCAAGCACTCCAAGGCGCGGAGGAAAGGTGCCCACTAATGGAGAAGCTCGCCTTCGCTTTAGTTATCGCAACCCAtaagctcaagccatacttccaGGCCCACACTGTGGTTGTCCTGACTAAAAAGCCTTTACAGCAAGCAATGAGTAATCCTGAAGCTGCCAGACGGATGGCGCTATAA